Below is a genomic region from Oncorhynchus gorbuscha isolate QuinsamMale2020 ecotype Even-year unplaced genomic scaffold, OgorEven_v1.0 Un_scaffold_769, whole genome shotgun sequence.
tttcagGAGCGTTCCCGGAGCAGTTTGGGCTCATGTTCCGGACCCTGCACCCCCTGACGTCTGGACACCTCAATACCTCCGCACCCCTGCCCGTGTCCAGCCAGACCATCCCCTCCAGTCTGCCCCCCAAGGAGCTAACCAACAGAAAGGTGCACAACGGCATTCACCAACACAGGAGCACTGGGTCTAACAAGAAGGGTATCTAcattgcattacattacattgcagGCATATCTGTTTCAAATGTTGAACTATTTAGAAAACACGCATATTCCTTGGTGAAGCATTGCATGGTCCCTTTTTCATTATCACATCACAATGCAACTGTTCACATTTCTCCTAGCTTCTCTTGAGCCTATATATTCCTTTTTAAGAAGTGAAAAGATTCTTGTGATATTTTGTTGGTGGCAGAAAAGCGGTCAGCTGAGAAGGGAAGGGATGAGGGAGACATGATGGACAACGAGAGTGTTAAAGATCTGGGAGACACCACGGACTTCCTCAACATGGTGAGTCACCAACCCAATTCTGTCCTGTACATTCTGTGGCGCTTTCATACAGAAGTTATCACAAAAGTCTCTTCTTTGTGGCAGACTCATGTGATGAAAATGGACCCCAGTTACAAGACGTTGACGTTGTCCCCTGTACAGAAGGTAAGATGCACACACAGCATAACTGTCAACCAAGGAGTTTTCTTATTATGATCAAGCAGCTTCTGCGCACCGACCGGCAAGCTCCTTGCAAAATTACTCGGCACTATCAATAGTCTTCCTGAACAAGGGAGGGTCTGACTGAGGAACTCAGGGCATACACTTTCATTTACGTCACACTAGCCATTCTGCTTCCCTGTACCATTTACAGTGACTATCTACCATCTGTCTATGTTTTTCTTTCAGCGTTGAGCACTGTTGAGTTCTTCATTCTGTTTTCTCTGCATGTTTACTATTTTCCTCTAACTCTTTCATATCTTCTTCATCCTCTGCTTCCTGGCGCTGGTGATAGAGGAAGGGTAAGCTTGTGAAAGGGCGTGGTAAGGCTGGGGAACAGCCAGAACTCTGTACCCCTAGGAGGGTGGATCCCACCCCGCGGGGGGCACTGCCCACAGAGCTGCTGAGGAGCTCCAGTGACAGGTCTCTGGTGGTAGAGAAGAGACCACGCCACAGGGCTGCCCAGGGCAAAGGCAGTGGCAAGGAGAACCTCGTTGTGGCTCTGGAGGCGATAAAGCCTGCTGAGCCGAAGGCTGGCCCTGCCAAGCCCTCCAGCATAGGGGACATTAGCACGGCCAAGTCCAAACCCTGTCCATCCGCACAGAAAAAACAACTGTTTGTCGTGGATTCTAAGGCAATCCAAATAAAGGACGCAGCCAAAGGTCAAAGTGCAGAGGTCAAAAAGACTCTCTTAGAGGTCAACTCTATATCTACAAAGGTGAAAAGTCAACATGTAGCTGTTAGGAGAACATCAGATAGAAAGAGTGGCAGTCATTCACAAGGCCTTAAGCTAACTGATGCACTGCCTGTGGACAAGACAACTGAACCAGACCTGGTGTCTGAAGTGCCACAAAAAACGACGAATGAAAacacagaaagagaaaagagCAAACCAATGACTGAACCACCTGAACAGACACCGCTGCACAGCTTACTGACCGGAGTGACCTCTCTGGGGTCAGGTGTGGGGTTAGTGACAGCCAGACAGTTTGGTTCTCCCTCAGACAGTGTGTCACTCCGGAGTCAGAGCAGGGCCCAGAGGTTCAGCAGACAGAGTGCTGAGGACGCCCAGTCTTCCTGGAGCCAGTCATCTGCATCCATGGCCTCCGAACCAGGAGGCAAGAGAACAGCAGTCTGCATCAACATCATCCCTGCCCAGGGGAGCTCTGatcagggggtggaggaggagcaaTGCAGGTCCTACTCTGGTCCCCAGAcaacagagaacaggaggagaggagaggggaggagagtggagacgAGACAGGGAGCAGCGACGATCAGACACCGGCCAAGCAGGAGAGTGAgggtgaagaggaagagagtgagggaggggttGGAATGAGGAGGGCAGAAAGTGGGGGTGGAAAGAAGTGGCCAAGAGCCGTGATGAGGTGACAGATGAGGAAAACGGTGAGAATGATGACACAGTGAAggtaggggaggatggagggatctcTGAAttagaggagagcgagggaggagatgAGCCATGTAAGActgaaacagatcagggagaTGAAAGTGAGTTAGAGgatgcagagaaagaggagagtggactggaggaagaggaggagggtgacGGGACAAGTAGCccagtgggaggagagggagaggaggaggaagaagggggcgGAGAgagcaaggaggaggaagagagtggggaaGTATCGCATAGTGACACTGAGAGCAAGAGTAAGGAATCCAAttatgaagaggaggatgaagaagatggagaggaagagggtgaggaTGAGAGTGTAGGATCTGTAGAGGAGAAAGATAAGAATGAGGCAGGCAGTGGAACAGAGGAAGGAGACGAAGAGAGCAGTActgcagaggagagggaagaagacgataagagtgaagaggaggaggagggtgaagaagccggagaggaggaggagagtgaagatgAGGAAgaagctggagaggaggaggagagtgtagatgagaagaagaagaacctggagaggaggaggagaggaggagagtgaagatgatgaggaagaggagctgGAGAGGATGAAGCTGGAAGATGATGAGGAGAGTGAAAATGATGAGAAGAAAaaccctggagaggaggagaggaggaggggagagtgaaGATGAGAAGAAAgaagctggagaggaggaggaggagagtgaaaatgatgaggaaggaagaagaaggaaaggtgaggaagaagaagaacctggagagggaggaggagagtgaggtgaggaagaagaggagaaaagaggagaaagaagaacatgaagccagagaggaggaggaggagagaaggagaaagaagaacatgaagccagagaggaggaggaggagagtgaaaatgatgaggaagaagaagaacctggagaggaggaggagagtgaaggtgaggaagaagaaggaaaagaggaggagaaagaagaacatgaagccagagaggaggaggaggagagtaaacatgaggaggaggaagaagaggtggTTGATAAAGGAAAAGCTAATGAAGGCCAGGAGAGTCATCAGAATGCTGCGGCCAGAGGTAACTGGTCCAAACAGAGGTCAGGGGAAAGGGGAAGAGTTCTGGGACAATGTTTTACCTCAGTACCTCAATCTCAAATGATAGCCCTATCTGTTCTGTTCCAAGCCAGTGCTGTCTGTCATCTTCTCTCAGGAACACTCTTAATTGAGAATTTTAATGCCTTTTGTACAACTAGATTTTTCTCCTACTGTTTTTATTCACGACTTCCATTTTGTTTTACTTTATCAACTGCCTTTACTGTCTCACTGTTTTTATTCACGACTTCCATTTTGTTTTACTGTATATCAACTGCCTTTACAGTCTCACTGTTTTTATTCACGACTTCCATTTTGTTTTACTTTATCAACTGCCTTTACTGTCTCACTGTTTTTATTCACGACTTCCATTTTGTTTTACTTTATCAACTGCCTTTACTGTCTCACTGTTTTTATTCACGACTTCCATTTTGTTTTACTGTATATCAACTGCCTTTACAGTCTCACTGTTTTTATTCACGACTTCCATTTTGTTTTACTTTATCAACTGAATGTCCACAGCCTTGTCTTTCAATCTCCTTGTATAGTCCTTTACCATTTTACACGGCAGTTAAGATTTGATGCTAAAATGCTTTTAAAAAATACCCTTTTCAACTTTGTTCTTCTGTAAAGACAATTTACTAATAGTAGCTACTATTTTCCAGGCATGCCCTCCAACGATTTTGTACTTTTTCTTTATCATGATTTGTTTGATATAATGAATATTACAGAATAGTTTTATTTATGtttaaataaatatttgtttttctaAAACTATCAAAATCAGTGTCAAGAACTAGTCCCACCACATATGATATCATTTGTGTTGAACACATTCTCTCCACATGAATACATAGTGCTGTTTGCATTAAACTGTTCCAGTGGCAGGTGGGATCCCTTTTCTTCCTTTATCCCTGTCTGTAATCCCTTAGCTCCCTGTTGTGACTCCACTATCCACATCCAATGTGACGCTCCCACCTCTAGTCTTCCTCACGTCTCTTTAGTGCCGACTctccctcgtgtgtgtgtgtgtgtgtgtgtgtgtgtgtgtgtgtgtgtgtgtg
It encodes:
- the LOC124020203 gene encoding LOW QUALITY PROTEIN: X-linked retinitis pigmentosa GTPase regulator-like (The sequence of the model RefSeq protein was modified relative to this genomic sequence to represent the inferred CDS: inserted 1 base in 1 codon), whose protein sequence is MAGETEDEIPETGAVFTFGKSKFADNIPSKFWLKNDVPLKITCGDEHTALITENGKLFMFGSNNWGQLGLGSKTMVNKPTCVKALKSERXRLAACGRNHTIVYTSRGNVYSTGGNNEGQLGLGDCEERTAFQLVDFFSSHGPIKMLSAGSNTSAALTESGMLFMWGDNTEGQIGLGKESSALTPQVVTVGRPVAWVSCGYYHSAFVTVDGGLYTFGECDSGKLGLATGQLDGHRMPQLVKGITDQVTQVACGSGHTVAVTEEDLYTFGLGQFGQLGQGTFIFEARLPRAVDHFRKGRVRQVMCGENHTAVITDNGLLYTFGDGRHGKLGLGEENFTNQFKPTLCPRFLKYNVQAVTCGGCHMLVLAKPRDKSCQEVTLEENDVTEDYLEKSYTELLGDTLTSTPASLNSSLSARVRRRERVGAFPEQFGLMFRTLHPLTSGHLNTSAPLPVSSQTIPSSLPPKELTNRKVHNGIHQHRSTGSNKKEKRSAEKGRDEGDMMDNESVKDLGDTTDFLNMTHVMKMDPSYKTLTLSPVQKRKGKLVKGRGKAGEQPELCTPRRVDPTPRGALPTELLRSSSDRSLVVEKRPRHRAAQGKGSGKENLVVALEAIKPAEPKAGPAKPSSIGDISTAKSKPCPSAQKKQLFVVDSKAIQIKDAAKGQSAEVKKTLLEVNSISTKVKSQHVAVRRTSDRKSGSHSQGLKLTDALPVDKTTEPDLVSEVPQKTTNENTEREKSKPMTEPPEQTPLHSLLTGVTSLGSGVGLVTARQFGSPSDSVSLRSQSRAQRFSRQSAEDAQSSWSQSSASMASEPGGKRTAVCINIIPAQGSSDQGVEEEQCRSYSGPQTTENRRRGEGRRVETRQGAATIRHRPSRRVRVKRKRVGEDGGISELEESEGGDEPCKTETDQGDESELEDAEKEESGLEEEEEGDGTSSPVGGEGEEEEEGGGESKEEEESGEVSHSDTESKSKESNYEEEDEEDGEEEGEDESEEEESEGEEEEGKEEEKEEHEAREEEEESKHEEEEEEVVDKGKANEGQESHQNAAARGNWSKQSADSPSFCPTHSYPFLQDLRAEEGDGHKNDEEEEEEEEEENNKAEEKEKSEDMEGQSLQGQSQSTAEPLQGPEGVKEETLPDVAEDSGQPSPLAPTEESSASSTQLQNRTTEEKPKNQPRTNRKLLLFKRLSSSKAKQTEDSAEAPAEGTGMGELPASAKGPSAGLENRDPSETSASGAQPPLRAPSDSGGRGARSTTCTLL